Proteins encoded by one window of Elaeis guineensis isolate ETL-2024a chromosome 12, EG11, whole genome shotgun sequence:
- the LOC105061322 gene encoding probable polyamine transporter At1g31830 isoform X2 — translation MKLRKTGSNRDYYSVPMGECSGPQYQGVGEGTLKADSFRKVSVIPLVFLIFYEVSGGPFGIEDSVQAAGPLLAILGFLIFPFIWSIPEALITAEMGTMFPENGGYVVWVSSALGPFWGFQQGWMKWLSGVIDNALYPVLFLDYLKSGVPALGAGLPRTLAVLILTVALTYMNYRGLTIVGWVAVFLGVFSILPFIFMGLAAIPKLRPSRWLSVDMHNVDWSLYLNTLFWNLNYWDSISTLAGEVDNPRRTLPKALLYALILVVVGYLYPLLAGTGAIPLDRELWTDGYFSDIAKILGGVWLRWWVQGASALSNMGMFVAEMSSDSYQLLGMSERGMLPEFFSKRSRYGTPLVGILFSASGVILLSWLSFQEIVAAENFLYCFGMILEFVAFVKLRIEQPTAPRPYRVPLETTGCILMVLPPTLLICVVLALASFKVMIVSVVAMLVGFVLQPCLMYVEKRRWLRFSVSSDLPDFRSAENENDAESLMG, via the exons ATG AAATTGAGGAAGACAGGAAGCAATAGAGACTACTATTCTGTTCCTATGGGGGAATGCAGTGGCCCTCAATACCAGGGAGTTGGCGAAGGAACTCTCAAAGCAGACAGTTTTCGGAAAGTTTCAGTCATTCCCCTTGTGTTCCTCATCTTCTATGAGGTGTCTGGTGGCCCCTTTGGGATAGAGGACAGTGTTCAGGCGGCTGGCCCCCTTCTAGCTATCCTCGGCTTCCTGATCTTCCCATTCATATGGAGCATCCCAGAAGCACTGATCACAGCCGAGATGGGGACCATGTTCCCAGAGAACGGGGGATATGTTGTCTGGGTCTCTTCAGCTCTGGGGCCTTTCTGGGGTTTCCAGCAAGGTTGGATGAAATGGCTTAGTGGTGTCATCGACAATGCGCTGTATCCAGTTCTCTTTTTAGACTATTTGAAGTCTGGCGTACCGGCTCTGGGAGCTGGGCTGCCAAGGACATTGGCCGTGTTAATACTCACAGTCGCGCTAACTTACATGAACTACAGAGGCTTGACTATAGTTGGATGGGTAGCTGTCTTTCTTGGGGTGTTCTCGATCCTTCCATTCATTTTTATGGGGTTAGCGGCTATCCCAAAACTCAGGCCTTCAAGGTGGTTATCGGTCGACATGCACAATGTGGATTGGAGTTTGTACTTGAATACACTTTTTTGGAATCTCAACTACTGGGATTCTATCAGTACTTTGGCAGGAGAAGTTGATAATCCAAGGAGAACTCTCCCAAAGGCCCTCTTGTATGCGCTGATCTTGGTTGTTGTCGGGTACTTATATCCCCTCCTGGCGGGAACAGGAGCTATTCCTCTTGATAGGGAGCTGTGGACAGATGGTTATTTTTCTGATATTGCGAAAATTCTAGGTGGGGTTTGGTTGAGATGGTGGGTCCAAGGGGCTTCGGCATTATCCAACATGGGAATGTTCGTAGCAGAAATGAGCAGTGATTCTTATCAACTTCTCGGGATGTCAGAACGTGGGATGCTCCCAGAGTTCTTTAGTAAGAGGTCACGCTATGGGACTCCACTTGTGGGAATATTGTTCTCCGCTTCTGGTGTAATTCTGCTGTCATGGCTGAGCTTTCAAGAGATTGTTGCCGCGGAGAATTTCCTTTACTGTTTTGGGATGATTTTGGAATTTGTGGCCTTTGTAAAGTTACGGATTGAGCAGCCAACTGCTCCTCGGCCTTACAGAGTTCCTTTGGAGACCACTGGTTGCATTTTGATGGTTCTTCCTCCCACACTGTTGATTTGTGTGGTTCTGGCGCTTGCCTCTTTCAAAGTTATGATTGTTAGCGTGGTTGCAATGCTTGTTGGATTTGTCCTGCAACCATGCCTGATGTATGTGGAGAAACGGCGGTGGCTGAGGTTCTCTGTAAGTTCTGACCTGCCTGATTTTAGGTCTGCGGAGAATGAGAATGATGCTGAATCTCTGATGGGTTAA
- the LOC105061322 gene encoding probable polyamine transporter At1g31830 isoform X1: MGECSGPQYQGVGEGTLKADSFRKVSVIPLVFLIFYEVSGGPFGIEDSVQAAGPLLAILGFLIFPFIWSIPEALITAEMGTMFPENGGYVVWVSSALGPFWGFQQGWMKWLSGVIDNALYPVLFLDYLKSGVPALGAGLPRTLAVLILTVALTYMNYRGLTIVGWVAVFLGVFSILPFIFMGLAAIPKLRPSRWLSVDMHNVDWSLYLNTLFWNLNYWDSISTLAGEVDNPRRTLPKALLYALILVVVGYLYPLLAGTGAIPLDRELWTDGYFSDIAKILGGVWLRWWVQGASALSNMGMFVAEMSSDSYQLLGMSERGMLPEFFSKRSRYGTPLVGILFSASGVILLSWLSFQEIVAAENFLYCFGMILEFVAFVKLRIEQPTAPRPYRVPLETTGCILMVLPPTLLICVVLALASFKVMIVSVVAMLVGFVLQPCLMYVEKRRWLRFSVSSDLPDFRSAENENDAESLMG; encoded by the coding sequence ATGGGGGAATGCAGTGGCCCTCAATACCAGGGAGTTGGCGAAGGAACTCTCAAAGCAGACAGTTTTCGGAAAGTTTCAGTCATTCCCCTTGTGTTCCTCATCTTCTATGAGGTGTCTGGTGGCCCCTTTGGGATAGAGGACAGTGTTCAGGCGGCTGGCCCCCTTCTAGCTATCCTCGGCTTCCTGATCTTCCCATTCATATGGAGCATCCCAGAAGCACTGATCACAGCCGAGATGGGGACCATGTTCCCAGAGAACGGGGGATATGTTGTCTGGGTCTCTTCAGCTCTGGGGCCTTTCTGGGGTTTCCAGCAAGGTTGGATGAAATGGCTTAGTGGTGTCATCGACAATGCGCTGTATCCAGTTCTCTTTTTAGACTATTTGAAGTCTGGCGTACCGGCTCTGGGAGCTGGGCTGCCAAGGACATTGGCCGTGTTAATACTCACAGTCGCGCTAACTTACATGAACTACAGAGGCTTGACTATAGTTGGATGGGTAGCTGTCTTTCTTGGGGTGTTCTCGATCCTTCCATTCATTTTTATGGGGTTAGCGGCTATCCCAAAACTCAGGCCTTCAAGGTGGTTATCGGTCGACATGCACAATGTGGATTGGAGTTTGTACTTGAATACACTTTTTTGGAATCTCAACTACTGGGATTCTATCAGTACTTTGGCAGGAGAAGTTGATAATCCAAGGAGAACTCTCCCAAAGGCCCTCTTGTATGCGCTGATCTTGGTTGTTGTCGGGTACTTATATCCCCTCCTGGCGGGAACAGGAGCTATTCCTCTTGATAGGGAGCTGTGGACAGATGGTTATTTTTCTGATATTGCGAAAATTCTAGGTGGGGTTTGGTTGAGATGGTGGGTCCAAGGGGCTTCGGCATTATCCAACATGGGAATGTTCGTAGCAGAAATGAGCAGTGATTCTTATCAACTTCTCGGGATGTCAGAACGTGGGATGCTCCCAGAGTTCTTTAGTAAGAGGTCACGCTATGGGACTCCACTTGTGGGAATATTGTTCTCCGCTTCTGGTGTAATTCTGCTGTCATGGCTGAGCTTTCAAGAGATTGTTGCCGCGGAGAATTTCCTTTACTGTTTTGGGATGATTTTGGAATTTGTGGCCTTTGTAAAGTTACGGATTGAGCAGCCAACTGCTCCTCGGCCTTACAGAGTTCCTTTGGAGACCACTGGTTGCATTTTGATGGTTCTTCCTCCCACACTGTTGATTTGTGTGGTTCTGGCGCTTGCCTCTTTCAAAGTTATGATTGTTAGCGTGGTTGCAATGCTTGTTGGATTTGTCCTGCAACCATGCCTGATGTATGTGGAGAAACGGCGGTGGCTGAGGTTCTCTGTAAGTTCTGACCTGCCTGATTTTAGGTCTGCGGAGAATGAGAATGATGCTGAATCTCTGATGGGTTAA